A single region of the Halopiger xanaduensis SH-6 genome encodes:
- a CDS encoding DHH family phosphoesterase, whose translation MGDPGAGSTGAAVEPIATVSVVDEAIEMATSLEPLVLSLLVLALVALVLGGWWLIRWFRRPPGARFRRVLEGYEEVSVLMHPNPDPDAMACAMAVAAIADAVGTDATLQYAGEIRHQENRAFRTVLDLDLESLESSSELATDAVVLVDHNTPRGFTGAQTVEPIAVVDHHPGNGTGTEFTDVRTEYGAAATIFVEYLQDIGATSPDEDGGAFDLTPELATGLLYGVQADTNHLTNGCSQAEFDACASLYDGIDEDLLDRIANPQVSDDVLQIKATAITEKRVEGSFAVCDVGTVSNTDAIPQAADELMHLEGVTAVVVYGENDGTLHLSGRSRDDRVHMGETLRHAVSDIPMANAGGHARMGGGQVSVEHMRGIGPSDGIDRAEFEERLFSAMAGER comes from the coding sequence ATGGGCGATCCGGGCGCTGGAAGCACCGGTGCTGCCGTCGAGCCGATCGCGACCGTCTCGGTCGTCGACGAGGCGATCGAGATGGCGACCTCGCTCGAGCCGCTGGTGCTCTCGCTGCTGGTGCTCGCGCTCGTCGCGCTTGTCCTCGGCGGCTGGTGGTTGATCCGGTGGTTCCGCCGCCCGCCCGGCGCGCGCTTCCGACGCGTTCTCGAGGGGTACGAGGAGGTGTCGGTGCTGATGCACCCCAACCCGGACCCGGACGCGATGGCGTGTGCGATGGCCGTCGCGGCGATCGCGGACGCCGTCGGCACCGACGCGACCCTGCAGTACGCCGGCGAGATCCGCCACCAGGAGAACCGCGCGTTCCGGACCGTTCTCGATCTGGACCTCGAGAGCCTCGAGTCCAGTTCCGAACTCGCGACCGACGCCGTCGTGCTCGTCGACCACAACACGCCGCGGGGCTTTACCGGCGCGCAGACGGTCGAACCGATCGCCGTCGTCGACCACCATCCCGGCAACGGGACCGGAACGGAGTTTACGGACGTGCGGACCGAGTACGGCGCCGCGGCGACGATTTTCGTCGAATACCTACAGGATATCGGCGCGACGTCGCCCGACGAGGACGGCGGCGCGTTCGACCTCACGCCGGAACTCGCGACCGGGCTCCTCTACGGCGTGCAGGCCGACACGAACCACCTGACCAACGGCTGCTCGCAGGCCGAGTTCGACGCCTGCGCGTCGCTGTACGACGGGATCGACGAGGACCTCCTCGACCGGATCGCGAACCCGCAGGTCAGCGACGACGTGCTCCAGATCAAGGCGACGGCGATCACGGAGAAGCGCGTCGAGGGCTCGTTCGCGGTCTGCGACGTCGGCACGGTATCGAACACCGACGCGATCCCCCAGGCCGCGGACGAACTCATGCACCTCGAGGGAGTCACGGCGGTCGTCGTCTACGGGGAGAACGACGGCACCTTACACCTCTCCGGGCGCTCTCGAGACGACCGGGTCCACATGGGCGAGACCCTCCGGCACGCGGTCAGCGACATTCCGATGGCCAACGCCGGCGGCCACGCGCGGATGGGCGGCGGCCAGGTTTCGGTCGAGCACATGCGCGGCATCGGTCCCTCCGACGGAATCGACAGGGCGGAGTTCGAGGAGCGGCTCTTTTCGGCGATGGCCGGCGAGCGATAG
- a CDS encoding DUF7109 family protein, with product MDATADELAGVVDLFGGLTRAELERALSEAAYRADGQSVDEDALEAAIEDALASFALVRYARHGIEDADEPLLVAGPTAFPSVPEHAEDVPHILDVDRRRLDREALGETAREQFREALEEALPDDSSGDVSEERLRRLLDVSYDIEAWAPVELDEERRRLEDALE from the coding sequence ATGGACGCGACGGCCGACGAACTGGCTGGCGTGGTCGACCTCTTCGGCGGGTTGACCCGAGCGGAACTCGAGCGGGCGCTCTCGGAGGCCGCCTACCGCGCGGACGGCCAATCCGTCGACGAGGACGCGCTCGAGGCGGCGATCGAGGACGCGCTGGCGTCGTTCGCGCTCGTTCGGTACGCGCGACACGGAATCGAAGACGCCGACGAACCGCTGCTCGTCGCCGGCCCGACCGCCTTCCCGAGCGTTCCCGAACACGCCGAGGACGTCCCGCACATCCTCGACGTCGATCGGCGGCGACTGGATCGAGAGGCCCTCGGCGAGACGGCCCGCGAACAGTTTCGGGAGGCGCTCGAGGAGGCTTTACCAGACGATTCGAGTGGCGATGTGAGCGAGGAGCGCTTGCGCCGACTCCTCGACGTCAGTTACGACATAGAGGCGTGGGCGCCCGTGGAGCTCGACGAGGAACGCCGGCGACTGGAGGACGCGCTCGAGTGA
- a CDS encoding SDR family oxidoreductase has translation MEIAILGCGYIGLELGRQLTARGHDVVGVRRSDAGLEAIEDAGLEAVRADITDRDELERVPDVDAIVFAASSGGRGADAAREVYVEGLRTAIETFGEREDPPERLVYTSSTGVYGDHDGDWVDETTPIEPTTSKTEVLAEAERIARKLPPEYGFDGTVARYAGLYGPDRYRLERYLEGPVTEGYLNMVHRDDAAGAVRFLLAEDLARGEVVQVVDDEPAHKWAFADWLADQCGVEEPPKRTKDERLENDDLSEAARRRILTSKRCSNDKLRDLGYEFAYPTYREGYRDAIEAYCDD, from the coding sequence ATGGAAATCGCAATTCTCGGCTGTGGCTATATCGGCCTCGAGTTGGGCCGTCAGCTGACGGCCCGGGGCCACGACGTCGTCGGCGTTCGCCGGTCCGACGCGGGCCTCGAGGCGATCGAGGACGCCGGTCTCGAGGCCGTCCGGGCCGACATCACTGACCGCGACGAACTCGAACGGGTACCCGACGTCGACGCGATCGTCTTCGCCGCGAGCAGCGGCGGCCGCGGCGCCGACGCGGCCCGAGAGGTCTACGTCGAGGGACTACGAACGGCGATCGAGACCTTCGGCGAGCGCGAAGATCCGCCCGAGCGATTGGTCTACACCTCCTCGACGGGCGTCTACGGCGACCACGACGGCGACTGGGTCGACGAGACGACGCCGATCGAGCCAACGACCTCCAAGACCGAGGTACTCGCGGAAGCCGAGCGGATCGCCCGCAAACTCCCGCCCGAGTACGGGTTCGACGGCACCGTCGCCCGTTACGCCGGGCTCTACGGCCCGGACCGGTACCGTCTCGAGCGCTACCTCGAGGGGCCGGTCACCGAGGGCTACCTGAACATGGTCCACCGGGACGACGCCGCCGGCGCGGTTCGATTCTTGCTCGCGGAGGATCTCGCCCGCGGCGAAGTCGTTCAGGTCGTCGACGACGAACCCGCACACAAGTGGGCGTTCGCCGACTGGCTCGCCGACCAGTGCGGCGTCGAGGAGCCGCCCAAGCGGACGAAAGACGAGCGACTCGAGAACGACGACCTCTCCGAGGCGGCGCGACGGCGGATCCTGACGAGCAAGCGCTGCTCGAACGACAAACTGCGCGACTTAGGCTACGAGTTCGCCTATCCGACCTACCGGGAGGGGTACCGCGACGCGATCGAAGCCTACTGCGACGACTAG
- a CDS encoding DUF7388 family protein produces the protein MLSPGTSADESKSTVARAGLDAIALKPAECDVSAAASIPAETVAIDYEGREYLPDPETLETLASDGDAEVLVTTPVRADGFDPLGDDSLSRALPDAVGRVLVAGHPAYLTDEECERAVAPRLGAALEDEPGAWVGTENVERIAMATGATQYDLLTRTTERELRALRAAGFAGDVAVYAPTVLADDEDAILDAVGAYVARRRPVAEKLPDDAPTNASASGRARDVLLEAATDYALVGSEAGVREQAEALREAGATTIVGYPARGLEAFAE, from the coding sequence ATGCTAAGCCCGGGTACCAGCGCCGACGAGAGTAAGAGTACCGTCGCCCGCGCCGGACTGGATGCGATCGCACTCAAACCGGCCGAATGTGACGTCTCCGCCGCCGCGTCGATTCCCGCCGAGACCGTTGCGATCGACTACGAGGGCCGCGAGTACCTCCCGGACCCGGAGACGCTCGAGACCCTCGCGAGCGACGGCGACGCCGAGGTGCTGGTGACCACGCCCGTTCGGGCCGACGGCTTCGACCCGCTGGGCGACGACTCGCTGTCGCGGGCGTTGCCCGACGCCGTCGGCCGCGTCCTGGTTGCGGGCCACCCCGCGTACCTCACCGACGAGGAGTGCGAACGGGCCGTTGCACCCCGCCTCGGCGCCGCCCTCGAGGACGAGCCCGGCGCCTGGGTCGGCACCGAGAACGTCGAGCGGATCGCGATGGCGACGGGCGCAACCCAGTACGATCTGCTCACGCGGACGACCGAACGCGAACTCCGGGCGCTGCGGGCGGCCGGCTTCGCGGGCGACGTCGCGGTCTACGCGCCGACCGTACTCGCGGACGACGAGGACGCGATCCTCGACGCCGTCGGCGCGTACGTCGCACGCCGCCGGCCCGTCGCTGAAAAATTGCCCGACGACGCGCCGACCAACGCGAGCGCGAGCGGTCGCGCCCGCGACGTGCTGCTCGAGGCCGCGACCGACTACGCGCTGGTCGGCTCCGAAGCCGGCGTCCGCGAGCAAGCCGAGGCGCTGCGTGAGGCCGGCGCGACGACGATCGTCGGCTACCCGGCGCGGGGACTCGAGGCCTTCGCCGAGTAA
- a CDS encoding HVO_0758 family zinc finger protein has protein sequence MKSVRKALRDGELDKDTYDRLVCGECEKPLKTENDPDSIKTVRICPDCDSEWKEIR, from the coding sequence ATGAAATCTGTCCGGAAGGCACTCCGCGATGGCGAACTCGACAAGGACACCTACGATCGGCTCGTCTGCGGCGAGTGCGAGAAGCCGCTGAAGACCGAGAACGATCCGGATTCCATCAAAACGGTCCGGATCTGTCCGGACTGCGACTCGGAGTGGAAGGAGATTCGCTAG
- a CDS encoding glycosyl transferase family 2 translates to MEYVQERIATLHEFGDAGAPGSGAKAGAEAATADGTGTTGRALDDALEAALPETAVIVPMTDREHENPAAERVLSELEALEPAPAAVFAPVRADADRIEPFRQWLESFSLPIRVLWCNAPAVDELLADAGLAGEFGKGRDVWLALGPAAEAGEYVVVHDADARSYEADHVRRLLAPLTMDADFEFAKGYYARIEDDRLYGRLFRLFYEPLLRALAAENGAPILEYLRSFRYALAGEFAMTAALARRLRAPRAWGLEVGTLGDAFAYAGFEGTAQVDLGRHVHDHRAVAGDAGLEGMSREVAAELLRVLEEGGVDPDYGTLPERYRAAGEELVEQYRVDAAFNGLEYDPAGEREQIDRYADSIAPPGPDRRLPRWTEAPFEPAAVVDAARPWVDAESGTDVGSGTETERESEAERRLGSRAQD, encoded by the coding sequence ATGGAGTACGTACAGGAGCGGATCGCGACGCTCCACGAGTTCGGCGACGCGGGGGCGCCGGGATCGGGAGCCAAGGCCGGGGCTGAAGCGGCGACGGCGGACGGCACGGGTACCACGGGCCGCGCGCTCGACGACGCCCTCGAGGCGGCCCTCCCCGAGACGGCCGTCATCGTCCCGATGACCGACCGCGAGCACGAGAACCCCGCCGCCGAGCGCGTCCTCTCGGAACTCGAGGCGCTCGAGCCCGCTCCCGCCGCCGTCTTCGCCCCCGTCCGAGCCGACGCCGACCGGATCGAGCCGTTCCGGCAGTGGCTCGAATCCTTCTCGCTGCCGATCCGCGTCCTGTGGTGCAACGCGCCCGCCGTCGACGAGCTGCTCGCCGACGCCGGCCTCGCGGGCGAGTTCGGCAAGGGCCGTGACGTCTGGCTCGCACTGGGCCCCGCTGCGGAGGCGGGCGAGTACGTTGTCGTCCACGACGCCGACGCGCGCAGCTACGAGGCCGACCACGTCCGGCGGCTGCTCGCGCCGCTGACGATGGACGCCGATTTCGAGTTCGCCAAGGGCTACTACGCCCGCATCGAGGACGACCGACTCTACGGCCGACTCTTCCGCCTGTTCTACGAACCCCTGCTACGTGCGCTCGCGGCCGAGAACGGCGCGCCGATCCTCGAGTATCTTCGCTCGTTCCGGTACGCGCTGGCCGGCGAGTTCGCCATGACCGCCGCGCTGGCCCGGCGACTCCGCGCGCCGCGTGCGTGGGGCCTCGAGGTGGGCACGCTCGGCGACGCCTTCGCCTACGCCGGCTTCGAGGGGACCGCGCAGGTCGACCTCGGCCGGCACGTCCACGACCACCGTGCGGTCGCCGGCGACGCCGGCCTCGAGGGGATGAGCCGCGAGGTCGCTGCCGAGTTGCTGCGCGTCCTCGAGGAGGGCGGCGTCGACCCCGACTACGGGACGCTGCCGGAGCGGTACCGCGCCGCCGGCGAGGAACTGGTCGAGCAGTACCGCGTCGACGCCGCGTTCAACGGCCTCGAGTACGATCCGGCCGGCGAGCGCGAGCAGATCGACCGCTACGCCGATTCGATCGCGCCGCCGGGGCCGGACCGCCGGCTGCCCCGGTGGACGGAAGCGCCGTTCGAACCGGCCGCGGTCGTCGACGCGGCGCGGCCGTGGGTCGACGCCGAGAGCGGTACCGACGTCGGGAGCGGTACCGAGACCGAGCGCGAATCCGAGGCCGAGCGACGGCTCGGCTCTCGCGCACAAGACTAA
- a CDS encoding DUF7559 family protein, whose product MPPTEEIVCTDDDCFLDLFENHYTYDVPDDFDVSELSCPVCGGTDCLEVVEL is encoded by the coding sequence ATGCCACCGACGGAAGAGATCGTGTGCACCGACGACGATTGCTTTCTCGACCTGTTCGAGAACCACTACACGTACGACGTGCCGGACGATTTCGACGTGTCGGAGCTTTCCTGTCCCGTTTGCGGCGGGACGGACTGTCTAGAGGTCGTCGAACTCTGA
- a CDS encoding NAD(P)/FAD-dependent oxidoreductase, translated as MSGDETSGPGVGPAADDDPELAVGADAFTEQGAGLEVAVVGAGAIGATAAYDLAREGADVTLYDRGPVAGGSSGRAAGICYDAFADPLDAEIAGDAIERFRALSGDDTFPFVECPYVWLAREGDDERATAIREQVERMQAEGVVALEMDADALAERFPALRTDDVEVAAIAGAAGYTDPAKYTACLAAAADGAGATLAPETPVEVRTDPSRVVLEDGTEREVDAVLVAAGAHTKRVLADAGVPIAMKPYRVQALVATVDGKGGGSGAGAAGLEEPTCYDATGGFYVRPHPDGILAGDGTEEVEADPDEYERDADPDFPADLLERVRHRFPDREFDVDRSWAGLCTATPDRDPLVGRLEDGLYVVTGFQGHGFMRAPAIGARIAEEILGGDGIDAFDPTRFDGDEEFGITEGMTIDWVDEP; from the coding sequence ATGAGCGGCGACGAGACGTCCGGACCGGGCGTCGGACCCGCCGCGGACGACGATCCCGAACTCGCCGTCGGCGCCGACGCGTTCACCGAGCAGGGCGCGGGCCTCGAGGTCGCCGTGGTCGGCGCAGGCGCCATCGGCGCGACGGCGGCCTACGACCTCGCCCGCGAGGGCGCGGACGTGACGCTGTACGACCGCGGTCCGGTCGCCGGCGGCTCGAGCGGGCGCGCCGCGGGGATCTGCTACGACGCCTTCGCGGATCCGCTCGACGCCGAGATCGCGGGCGACGCGATCGAACGCTTCCGAGCGCTGTCGGGGGACGACACCTTCCCGTTCGTCGAGTGTCCCTACGTCTGGCTCGCCCGCGAGGGCGACGACGAGCGTGCGACTGCCATCCGCGAGCAGGTCGAACGGATGCAGGCGGAGGGCGTCGTCGCCCTCGAGATGGACGCCGACGCGCTGGCGGAGCGGTTCCCCGCGCTTCGAACGGACGACGTCGAGGTCGCCGCCATCGCGGGTGCGGCGGGCTACACCGATCCCGCCAAGTACACGGCCTGTCTCGCCGCCGCAGCCGACGGCGCCGGCGCGACGCTCGCGCCCGAAACGCCGGTCGAGGTGCGGACCGATCCGTCGCGAGTCGTGCTCGAGGACGGGACGGAGCGGGAGGTCGACGCCGTGCTCGTGGCGGCCGGTGCGCACACGAAGCGGGTGCTCGCGGACGCCGGCGTCCCGATCGCGATGAAGCCGTACCGGGTACAGGCGTTGGTCGCGACCGTCGACGGGAAGGGCGGCGGGAGCGGGGCCGGTGCGGCCGGACTCGAGGAGCCGACCTGCTACGACGCCACCGGCGGCTTCTACGTTCGGCCCCACCCCGACGGCATCCTCGCCGGCGACGGTACCGAGGAAGTCGAAGCCGATCCGGACGAGTACGAGCGCGACGCCGATCCCGACTTCCCCGCGGACCTGCTCGAGCGCGTCCGTCACCGGTTCCCCGACCGCGAGTTCGACGTCGATCGGTCGTGGGCCGGACTCTGTACGGCGACGCCCGATCGCGATCCGCTCGTGGGTCGACTCGAGGACGGACTCTACGTCGTGACGGGGTTCCAGGGCCACGGCTTCATGCGCGCGCCGGCGATCGGCGCGCGCATCGCGGAGGAAATACTCGGCGGCGACGGGATCGACGCCTTCGATCCGACGCGGTTCGACGGCGACGAAGAATTCGGGATTACCGAGGGGATGACGATCGACTGGGTGGACGAGCCGTAG
- a CDS encoding Hsp20/alpha crystallin family protein codes for MTLKDLGRSVGNALYRQVGRANGQVQRHRSLPVDVLENDEAYLVVFDAPGAEPEDVQVRYLSGSVKIHIERFREFREGYEMRFPGRGMELEGEAELPADALVNPDAGTATLTESGTVRIEIPKADSTGDATDEADDNTISTDHADSQSAADRSETGTETEEVTVDD; via the coding sequence GTGACCCTCAAAGACCTCGGTCGATCGGTCGGTAACGCGCTCTACCGGCAGGTCGGGCGCGCGAACGGTCAGGTACAGCGCCACCGCTCGCTGCCCGTCGACGTCCTCGAGAACGACGAGGCGTACCTCGTCGTCTTCGACGCGCCCGGAGCCGAACCCGAGGACGTTCAGGTCCGATACCTGAGTGGCAGCGTCAAAATCCACATCGAACGGTTCCGCGAGTTCCGCGAGGGGTACGAGATGCGGTTCCCCGGCCGCGGAATGGAACTCGAGGGCGAGGCCGAGCTGCCCGCGGACGCGCTCGTCAACCCCGACGCGGGGACGGCGACGCTGACCGAGAGCGGAACCGTTCGGATCGAGATTCCGAAAGCCGACTCGACGGGCGACGCGACCGACGAGGCTGACGACAATACCATCAGCACCGATCACGCCGACAGTCAATCCGCCGCCGACCGATCCGAAACCGGCACCGAAACCGAAGAGGTCACCGTCGACGACTGA
- a CDS encoding DUF7344 domain-containing protein, translating into MTSERMQPAMVDRVYDLLSDRRRRHLLYLLLDADRLPVDEIALRLAAWEGETPMTAVDDDRRRQIATALRHNHLPRLADHNVIEYDPDRETVAPGPDFDTVESFVRRTSTIEIDTKPADGASSTWSNGLSD; encoded by the coding sequence ATGACGTCGGAACGGATGCAGCCAGCGATGGTGGATCGCGTCTACGACCTCCTGTCCGATCGACGGCGCCGGCACCTCCTCTATCTCCTGCTGGACGCTGATCGCCTGCCCGTCGACGAGATCGCACTCCGACTCGCCGCGTGGGAAGGCGAAACCCCGATGACCGCGGTCGATGACGACCGGCGGCGGCAAATCGCCACTGCGTTGCGCCACAATCATCTCCCGCGACTCGCCGACCACAACGTCATCGAGTACGACCCCGATCGGGAAACGGTCGCTCCCGGTCCCGACTTCGACACGGTCGAATCCTTCGTCCGCCGTACCTCCACGATCGAAATCGACACAAAACCGGCCGACGGCGCGAGCAGCACGTGGTCCAACGGACTCTCCGATTGA
- a CDS encoding DUF5791 family protein has translation MFHEQRRTVPDSPDELLAEYRNDLAAAVEDYGPEAAANDTDVDREAIDQLLEGDLPDLSLEEAAQLQALDERAPDAATIVDIGCEHLLLGMSTAVLDVDALETELAIEMDAKEIQQKIEQRAPMTFGEYVHIQYAIADNAP, from the coding sequence ATGTTCCACGAACAGCGACGGACCGTTCCCGACTCGCCCGATGAACTGCTGGCGGAGTACCGCAACGACCTCGCGGCCGCCGTCGAGGACTACGGCCCTGAGGCGGCCGCCAACGACACCGACGTCGACCGCGAGGCGATCGACCAACTGCTCGAGGGCGACTTGCCCGACCTCTCGCTCGAGGAGGCGGCCCAGTTGCAGGCGCTGGACGAGCGCGCGCCGGACGCAGCAACGATCGTCGACATTGGCTGTGAACACCTCCTGCTGGGAATGTCGACGGCGGTGTTGGACGTCGACGCGCTCGAGACCGAACTGGCGATCGAGATGGACGCCAAAGAGATCCAGCAGAAGATCGAACAGCGCGCGCCGATGACCTTCGGGGAGTACGTCCACATCCAGTACGCGATCGCGGATAACGCGCCCTGA
- a CDS encoding PfkB family carbohydrate kinase, whose product MSYDDVRTRLEHRSSSDADDPRAIVALPDGSVDHWYDVVGEQGERLESPAAFARQLESGLETASLEPLAVRPGGQAVNAAVQAHALGEDVTLVGHLDHPALEGLPFDARSMGCPAHIRVLSFDGDELLLAEPGPADEWGLEDLLSVVDWGRLVGADALCCPNWVSVRGLTAVFERLGSSAIDRRLPVVVDPGALETVEPAALEGFFDALSRADSSESELEGGSGVEIVLSVNPREFEAAAAVALEDGSETESSADEITTDRVNSLRSALEVSAVVSHGSDAAVGATRSSTAGVSMLEIESPRTSTGAGDRFSGGLTCALAREWPLETALVLGNACAAAFVASAETATPETLRSFIREHDVA is encoded by the coding sequence GTGAGCTACGACGACGTGCGGACTCGCCTCGAGCACCGCAGCAGTAGCGACGCCGACGATCCGCGAGCCATCGTCGCTCTTCCAGACGGCAGCGTCGACCACTGGTACGATGTCGTCGGCGAACAGGGCGAGCGCCTCGAGTCGCCCGCCGCGTTCGCCCGCCAGTTGGAGTCGGGACTCGAGACCGCCTCGCTCGAGCCGCTCGCCGTTCGGCCGGGCGGGCAGGCGGTCAACGCCGCGGTGCAGGCGCACGCGCTCGGCGAGGACGTGACGCTGGTCGGCCACCTCGATCATCCGGCGCTCGAGGGCCTGCCGTTCGACGCGCGGTCGATGGGCTGCCCGGCGCACATCCGCGTGCTCTCGTTCGACGGGGACGAACTCCTGCTCGCGGAGCCCGGTCCGGCCGACGAGTGGGGTCTCGAGGACCTGCTCTCGGTCGTCGACTGGGGGCGACTCGTCGGGGCGGACGCGCTGTGCTGTCCGAACTGGGTGTCGGTCCGCGGGCTCACCGCGGTCTTCGAGCGGCTCGGATCGTCCGCGATCGATCGCCGGCTCCCGGTCGTCGTCGATCCGGGCGCGCTCGAGACGGTCGAACCGGCGGCGCTCGAGGGATTTTTCGACGCGCTTTCGCGGGCGGATTCGTCGGAGTCGGAGTTGGAGGGCGGTTCGGGCGTCGAAATCGTCCTCAGCGTCAATCCAAGGGAGTTCGAAGCCGCGGCGGCCGTGGCACTCGAGGACGGATCGGAGACGGAATCGTCGGCCGACGAGATTACCACTGATCGCGTCAACTCCCTCCGCTCGGCGCTCGAGGTGTCGGCCGTCGTCTCCCACGGATCGGACGCGGCCGTCGGCGCAACGCGCTCGAGCACAGCCGGGGTGTCGATGCTCGAGATCGAGTCGCCGCGGACGTCGACCGGCGCGGGCGACCGGTTCTCCGGCGGGCTGACCTGCGCGCTCGCCCGCGAGTGGCCGCTGGAAACCGCGCTCGTGCTCGGCAACGCGTGTGCCGCCGCCTTCGTCGCGAGTGCAGAGACGGCGACGCCGGAGACGCTCCGATCGTTCATCCGCGAGCACGACGTCGCCTAA
- a CDS encoding NUDIX hydrolase, translated as MQRRLDLEPVAAHEPRDIDDQPYDAAVLAPIVDRDGEDYLLFTRRADDLGEHPGQMSFPGGGAEPIDDSILETALREADEEIGLTPAEADVVGQLDDIRTVTEYAVTPFVARVPDREYERDGREVAEIVLLPLSGLLDPANYEYERREHPYYGDIVIHYFRVDGYTVWGATGRILVQLLELATEFEAPERIDRSQ; from the coding sequence ATGCAACGGCGACTCGACCTCGAGCCGGTCGCGGCCCACGAGCCCCGAGACATCGACGACCAGCCCTACGACGCGGCCGTCCTCGCGCCGATCGTCGACCGCGACGGAGAGGACTACCTGCTGTTTACCAGGCGCGCCGACGACCTCGGCGAGCACCCGGGCCAGATGAGCTTCCCCGGCGGCGGCGCCGAGCCAATCGACGACTCGATCCTCGAGACCGCGCTTCGGGAAGCCGACGAAGAAATCGGTCTCACACCCGCGGAGGCGGACGTCGTCGGCCAACTCGACGACATCCGAACGGTCACGGAGTACGCCGTCACGCCGTTCGTTGCCCGCGTGCCGGATCGGGAGTACGAGCGCGACGGCCGCGAGGTCGCCGAAATCGTCCTTCTGCCGCTGTCGGGGCTGCTCGATCCGGCCAACTACGAGTACGAGCGGCGCGAGCACCCCTACTACGGCGACATCGTCATCCACTACTTCCGCGTCGACGGCTACACCGTCTGGGGCGCGACGGGCCGGATTCTGGTGCAGCTGCTCGAGTTGGCGACGGAGTTCGAGGCGCCCGAACGGATCGATCGGTCGCAGTGA
- a CDS encoding Gfo/Idh/MocA family protein has product MTATETDPKSVRTGIIGLGNIGHHHAERLVEQSVPLVGGMDVDAEARERFATHYDVAVYDDHRDLFDAVDAVVITTPNRFHEEYAVDAFEHDLHVLLEKPLAHSLESALRIADAAADSEGVCMVGFNNRFLNAVRLVRNRIDRGEFGEVTHVEANYVRRRGVPGRGSWFTRREVSGGGALIDLGVHAIDLAMHLLDYPAVEDVSGVARSEFGDRDDYAYLEMWGDDHGPGAFDVDDSASAFIRCDGDRSVSLEVAWATNRPPTHEFVVRGTEAAARFDLLTNELTIYSASADGPDHMLDTSIETEENDTHADEQAAFFEAIADGRRVGSTVEEGLTVQRIVDAIYRSSERGGAVSLGDEAP; this is encoded by the coding sequence ATGACGGCGACCGAGACCGACCCGAAGTCCGTTCGAACCGGCATCATCGGACTCGGGAACATCGGCCACCACCACGCCGAGCGGCTCGTCGAGCAGAGCGTCCCGCTCGTCGGCGGGATGGACGTCGACGCGGAGGCGCGCGAGCGGTTCGCGACCCACTACGACGTGGCGGTCTACGACGACCACCGCGACCTCTTCGACGCCGTCGACGCGGTCGTCATCACAACGCCCAACCGGTTCCACGAGGAGTACGCCGTCGACGCCTTCGAGCACGACCTGCACGTCCTCCTCGAGAAGCCGCTGGCCCACTCCCTCGAGAGCGCTCTGCGGATCGCCGACGCGGCCGCCGACTCCGAGGGCGTCTGCATGGTCGGCTTCAACAACCGGTTCTTGAACGCCGTCCGCCTCGTCCGAAACCGGATCGATCGCGGCGAGTTCGGCGAGGTGACACACGTCGAGGCCAACTACGTGCGCCGGCGCGGCGTCCCCGGTCGCGGCTCGTGGTTCACCCGGCGCGAAGTCTCGGGCGGCGGCGCGCTCATCGATCTGGGCGTCCACGCGATCGATCTCGCGATGCACCTGCTGGACTACCCCGCCGTCGAGGACGTCTCCGGAGTCGCCCGCTCCGAGTTCGGCGACCGCGACGACTACGCCTACCTCGAGATGTGGGGCGACGATCACGGCCCGGGCGCCTTCGACGTCGACGACTCCGCGAGCGCGTTCATCCGCTGTGACGGGGATCGAAGCGTCTCGCTCGAGGTGGCCTGGGCGACCAACCGTCCGCCGACCCACGAGTTCGTCGTCCGCGGCACCGAGGCCGCCGCGCGGTTCGACCTCCTGACGAACGAGCTAACGATCTACTCGGCGAGCGCGGACGGACCGGACCACATGCTCGACACGAGCATCGAAACCGAGGAGAACGATACCCACGCCGACGAACAGGCGGCGTTCTTCGAGGCGATCGCCGACGGCCGGCGCGTCGGCTCCACGGTCGAGGAAGGGCTGACCGTCCAGCGGATCGTCGACGCGATCTACCGCTCGAGCGAGCGCGGCGGCGCCGTCTCGCTCGGCGACGAGGCGCCGTAG